AAAAAGTTCCTCACGATCGTGTCTGGGATAATTTTATCTTTACGGGGCAGCTCCGCATTGAGCAGCTCAAAAAAGAAATCCCTGCCGGGGACATCATTACTTGGATGGTCTACCGTACGGGTTATGTCGCCCGCGGCAAACAGATGGGGGCCGACTACGTCGCCCAGATCGAACAATCTGCCCTAAAATGGGGTGTGAACCTAGTGTGGTTTGATAAACAAGGTGCCAATGGTAATGAATTGATCGAATACATCAATAATGGCAAAGACCGTAGTAAAATCAAAATCAAGAGCTTCGACTATTTTGGCCACTCGAACCGGAAAAATTTCCTTTTTGATTACTCAAATGATTTGGACGGGGTCTCCGTTGTCTGGCTGCATATTGTTGATTTAAAGAAAATGAACCGTTCTGCCTTTGATCCTACAGGACAAGCTTGGAGTTATGGTTGCCATTCCGGGGACGGATACGTCCAGGCCTGGTACCAAGCCACCGGGGTGAAGATGCAGGGGACAAAACAAAAAACGGATTATGCCGCCCGTAGCTGGCCTGTTCCTTCTAAAGGTGGTAAATGGAATCAATTATGAAGAAAATTTATTTATCACTCTGTGTGGCCTTCGCCTTTGCTTTGATGACTGGCTGCCAGACGACGGACTCCACCACAGGGACGACTTCCTCCCCGGGGACGGCTGGTGCCCCCAAAATCGGTATGAAACTTACCGATGATCCGAAACGTTCGGTGCCGGTCGGGACAGAATTTGTCGGACAACGTTATTTTAGTGAGAAATTCATGTACTGGGGTTTTGTGCGTCCGGAAAAGGATGCTTGGGGGAAGTCTACCCGCATCGTGATGCTGCGTGAAGAAGTCCCCGCCCCGGATCGTGCGCCGAACGGGCCAAGGGGTCGCGATGACGGCACCATCTATTTGTTAAAAGGATATTTCTCGGGGGAAATCGCCTATGAACCAAAGAGCGACCTGATGCTCGACGTTTTTGTCCTACAAGGCTACGAGGTGGTGACCGAGCATAATAAACCCATCAATGCTAATACCCCATTCTGGGTTTCCGACCGCATGTATTACCGTAATAATGCAGCGGGTGTCAAAAAACAAGGTTCCAAAGTCGGTAACCGCTTCCACGAAGACATGTCCACACCTTAGAGTATCGCACGCGACCGTGGATCGGCAGAAAAGAGAGCAAATTGCACCACGAAGGATGATGGAAACCGGACGGCCAAACCAATTCTGTAGGGTGGCCGGCTCGGTTACAGAATGTCGGATGCGACCGTGAAACTCTGGCCCGTGGCAAGCAGGGCCGCTCGCCCTACAAAGTCAGGTTCAGCACGCCGACCCGCTGGATCGGGAATCCCCCCTGCCGCAATTTGCACATTTTTGGTAAGAAGATAAAAGTCAGTGTGTTGGTTACCTACAAGGATTTGAAGCAAATCATTCTTCTTTCCCTATCACTTTGGGATCACGAGTCCCAATTGTCTTTCGTCGGAGCGAGACACCGACTCTTTTGGAAAATTTATTCCCGACTAGGCATACAGGCATACGGCTCTCTATTGGTTGCCTCATTACAGCAACGAAGGCTGGTATTCCTCAGTATCCTGAAAGGATTCTAATCATATAGCCCGGGGTTGGAAAGCGCTCTCACGCGACCTACCCCGGGAATCTGGATCAAAGGATCTACCCTGAAAGGGTTATGTCCAAAGGGGGTGATTCCTCACGTTTGGTCAAAATCCACCACGGTGCACACAAAGGGAGGAAGATTTGATTTTGTGTAGGGCAAGCGGCCCTGCTTGCCTTCTGGGGCGCAATTTGCATCACGAAGAATACAAAAAACACGAAGGAGAAAGTTTTAAAATAGGGGGTTCACGCCAAGGAATGCGAAGTTTTCTCCGAGGGGTTACCATATGGGGTGAATACCCCATAGCGGGGATAAAATCGCCTGTGGTAACGTTCGCCCATGATTAACCCGAAATTATTCTACTCAGGAGGCATGACCTGTACGTGTTTCTTTGATGATGGCAATGAATGCGGGTTGACTAAAAATCTGGTCGGTACAGGTAAAAACTCGGGGACAATTACTTATCAGATCCAGAGATGCCCTTCGGAAAAAGTCTTTCTACGCAATACAAACCTAAACCTAAAATAAAAACAGAAAAAAACAGTCTATGAAACTTATCACAACACTTACGGCGGTCTCACTGATGGCTGTCTCGGCATTATTCGCCGGAACTGAAATGTCTAAAATGGACGATTCCAAAGGACTTAGTCAGTCCATTATGGAACAGGATATCCCGCTTTTCCGGGCAAACGAATGGAGTGTCGATGCGTTTGGCACTTATGTATTCACTGATACAAGCGGGCGTTACCGGGACGGTTTCGGCGGCGGCGCAGGGGTGAATTATTTTTTCACTCGTTACATCGGTGTAGGATTTGACGGTTACGCTTGGCAAGGTGCTCAAAATGATGATGCCGTTGGAGCGATCGCGGGAAATTTGATTCTGCGTCTGCCCATCGATAAATACCATTTTGCCCCCTACATCTTTGCTGGTCCCGGTGGGATTTTCGGCCCCATTAACGAATTCAGCGGTCAAGCTGGTGCTGGTGTGGAAGTCCGCATCACTCATAATTTCGGGATCTTTGCTGATGCCCGTTATGTTTTCACCACGGAGAGTAACGACTATATCCTTCCCCGTGCTGGTGTCCGTTTTATATTCTAGTCACGTGACGGGAATAGTTTAAAATTTAAAAACAGCCATGGATTAACCATGGCTGTTTTTTTGTGCCCGGCGCAATTTGCCGGGGCTTTTGAAAAAAATAAAACTCCCCCAGCGCTCCACCAACCGGAGAAGGTCATGACTATGGGTAGGCAGAGAAGTCTAAAAAAAAGCAGGAGCCCAGATTATGTTCTTGGCCGTTGCCTTTTTGGTCTGTCAGAAAAGGGCGGTGGAGTTATTCTTCGTAGATAAAGTGTTCAGTTTGGAGTTTTACTTTCCGGTCCCGGGCTTCATCTTGGGTTTTTGGGCCCCCTGCGACTTCCAGGATTTTATAGATTTGAATGGCGCCTTTCCAGTCCTGTTGTTCTTCTTTGATCTCACCAGCATCAAATCCCGCACGGGAAAACCAGACAAATTCAGGTAATTTTGCAGCTTCATCCATACTTAACCCGTCGGGGAGGGACTTTGCATAAATGATATCCATATAAGTGGTCAGAGCTTCTTTATTTTTCCCGAGTTTCTGGAGGCATTTCCCGATCCGATAGGTGGTCTCATTATGGAGGGTAAGGTTGCCTTGGTTCAACTGGCGGATCTCTTCATAGACTTTAATCGCTTCCTCATATTTTTTGAGTTGCTGGAGGCATATTCCTTTTCCTAGCCTGGCTTCAAGGGGTGGGGTCTGCCCGGTCTCTTTTAAAATGCTCTCGTAAATAAGCAGGGCATTCGCGAACTGGTTAAGCTGGCGCTGGAGCTCTGCCTGCCGGAGGCGCGCCTCGATGCGCAGCGGGGAGTTTGGGATGCTGGCCACTTTCTGGTAAAGCTCATTGGCCTTGGTTGTTTCTTGGCGGCCTGCGGCACTTTTTGCCGCCCAATAATAAGATTCATCGATGAGTTCATGGGCCGGGAAATTCCGCGATAATTGCTCGAAGAGACTTTGTGCCCGCGCATAATCCTGCCGGTTATAATAATAATTCCCCAGCCAGAATGTGGCCGAAGCCGCGTAATCGGATTTAGGATAACGTTCGACGAATTGGTTAAAGGCGTCCAAGGCCGTATTTTCGTCCCCCATTTTTGCCAGTGTCAGGCAATGATTGTAAAGGGCTTGTTCTGCCAGTTGGTTTTTAGGATGGTTTTTGGCAATGGCCGTGAATGCCGCTGCGGCCTGCGGATATTTTTCCTCGCGGAAAAGGCATTCCGCCAGAGCAAATTGCGCTTTAGGAATGAGTGGGCTTTTCGGGAAATTTTTTACCAGTGCATCATAGACCTCGCGGGCTTTGACGAATTGACCGGCGAGAAAATAGATATTAGCAGTCTCAAATTGGGCTGCGTCGGAGAAAGCACTATCAGGAAATTGTGTCAACAGGCTCTGGTAAGCCGTGATGGCGGCTTTGGAATTACCGGCGAGGGCATGGGCCTGACCTTGCCTGAAAAGGGAAGCTTCCGCATAAGTGCCGCGGGGGAATTCCTTACTGATTTGTTGGTAAATATCGAGGGCTCCCGCGGAATTTTTCTGTTGGAGGAGCAGGTCAGCGATCTTAAAGAGCATGCGGGTGCGTTGGTCTTCACGGGTAGCGGTTTTTAATGAGCCGCGCAGCATCTTGAGGGCTTCATCTGTCTGGTTGTTTAAGACATAACAATCGGCGGCTAGTTCATAGACCTTTGCCAGGTCAAAGGAGGCATAGGCGGGTGAAGTGAGAATGCGGCGACATTCGGCTAATGCTTCCGGAAACATTTTTTGTTGGTAGAGAGCGCCAGCGAGGACGACATCGGCTTCAAACCCTGCCCGGCTTTCGAGATTTTTCTGGGAGAACTCGCGTAATTTATCCAGTGCCGGCTGCACTTGGCGATTTTTGGCCATGGCTTGCGAATAACGTTTCATCGCAGCGGACCTCCGCTCGATTGATAAAGCTTTTTGGAAAGCCTGTTCATAGGCCTTGGCCGCATCCGTGTCGTCATTGAGCGAGGTATAGACATCGCCGAGTGCCAGCCATGCGTCGCCGACCACACTTTGGGGTTGGGCTTTGGGGTTGATCGTAATACTTTCAAAAATCTTCCGGGCTTCCTCATGCTGCCCACGGGCTGCATAGATTTCTGCGCGCCAAAAAAGGGCCTCGAATTCCAGGGGGCTGAGGGGATTATCCGTAATCAGGGGGGCGAGGGTTTTTTCCGCTAGGTCAGATTGGTCCAGTTGGAGCTGGATTTTTGCGAGGGTGAGCAGGCTTTTACGTCCGGTTTCATTTTTTCTATTTTCCTCGCCCAGCATCATAAATTTTTCTACGGCCGCATCTGTGTTACCCGACAAATATTCTAACCAAGCCTGACTGTAACGGGATTTCAGGGCGTAATCCCCGGCTTTAGGATCGTCAATAATGGCTTGGTAAAGTGCCGCCGCTTCCTTCCACTTTTCGGCCAGGGTGTATGCTTCGGCTAGGGTGAATTTCACTTCGACCAGGTCCAGCGGGCTTTTTTGACGGCTTAACTCTGGGGTTAAGACGGTGACGGCCAAAGCTCCTTCGGACTGTAGGACCAGTGCTTGGGCTAAGGTAAGGCGGGCTTGCGGGGTGAATTCAGAGTTTGGGAATTGGCCTAGTAATTTTCTAGAATTGATCTCCGCGACCTCGTAAATCCCGTCATTAAATGCCCTCTGGGCGGTCTCAAACAACCTCTTTTCTTCCCTCGTCTGGGAAAAGAGTGGGGTCGTGAGGACACAGACCGCAAGGGTCGTCATGAGGAATGTGAGGATTGTTCTTTGCATCAGGCTTTAATATTTAAGGTTATCCAGCTTAACCATGTGCACGCCAAGATTCAACCTTCTCTTGAGACAAAAGCCCGGCCTTGTCACAGGATGGTCGAGTGTGGGTAATTTCATCGTGAGGATCATGGGGCAGGGGGAATAAGGGGATAAAAAACATCATGAATGATGGGGATGATGTAGCCATGTAAATATTTTTATATGAATTTTTCCGTATTTTGATATAATTACACACTGTGAAAATACGGGTCATCCTCATTGCGACAATGTGTCTCCTGCCTTTTTACGCATCCGCACAAAATGTGAAAATGCGTGAAACGCGTTGGGAAGCACAGGATTTGATCAAAAGTGCCAAGGAAGGCGGTAAAGACTTTGCCTCGAAAAATTATTCGGGTGATAAAGTGTATAATACCGATAATGTGAAGTTTAAATCCTTTCTCTCCCGCGATTTTGAAGGGGGCAAAAAGGCGATTGAAGTCGAAGAAAGTTATTCATTAAAGGAATCTTCCTCGGCCAACCGATCCGCTCTTTTTAAGGAAAATAACCAAGAAGAAGTCAATCAAGCCTTCCAAGCGGCGGAAGAACGCGCCCGCGAAGGGAGCCGCGAATATGGCAGGGCCTCCAAGGATTTCCCCGATATGGAGATGATTTATGAGGCTAAGTCATACCAAGGACCGGAAAAAAATAAAGTCACCCGTTCCGTGCAGAATATTGGTAAACCAAACCTGAGCGTCGATGAGGTCCGCGATATGCTGAATTCACCGGGCTCATCCCGTAAGGATATCACGGGTGACCAAAAAAGTAACCTCCCGAAATAAAAGAAGACCTGTCGCGCATTCATCGAAGGAATACCTTGTTTTCATGGCGTGACATCGCTACATTTACCGCAAATTATAGGCCAAATATGTCAAAAAACACACTTTTCCCCAGAACCATTCTCGCCCTTCTCTTTGCGGGGGTAATGATATTCCCGACGACAGGACTCTACTCTCAGTCACCACCGGTGGCCCAGAAGCCTTTTGCTTCCCCGAAAGCAGGATTGCAAAATGGGGCCGATGTTGTTCCTCCCGAAATATTAAAATCGGTGGATCATTTTTTTACCACGCTCAAACAAGATAAGGTCACACAGGCCTTTGACGATATCCTGACCAATACCAAGGTCAAAGATCGCACGAGTGAAGTCAATGACATGAAGGCCAAGACGACGACCCTGCTTTTGGAGTTTGGGAAAGTGCAGGATTATGAGTTAGTCAATGTCAAAAAAATCGGATCCCGTATTTTTGTCCTCACTTTTTTGAGTTATTCCGAGGCTTACCCTTTGAGGTGGAATATGACATTCTATAAACCCAGCGAGACATGGCGCTTGATCGATATTCGCGGTGAGGTCAGTGTCCGTGATATCGGGGTAAATTTCGGTGAATCAACCCCGCAATAAGTGTCCCGTATTTTATTATGAAGTTTTTCATTCTTGTTTTTATCCCTTTGATCTTGGCGGGCTGTTTGGCCGCCGTGGGCTGGATGATATTGGGGTTGAAAGGGGCCCTTGCCGGTGGATTTGCGGGCATTATTTTATTGATTCTGGGTTTAATCATATACCTCAAAGATAGGAAATCCGGAGGTGAATCCTCTGCTTCTTCCGCTCCAGCCGGAAAAACGACTTTCCGGAGAGAAAAGGAAACCAGCGAACCTACAGAGGTGACAAAGGTTAAAATCAAAAAACCTAAAAAGGCCGATAAACGTGTCCTCGGGATATTAAAAAATGCCCAAGCCCTTTTGAAAGAAGTGAAGCTTGATCAAGAAGAAGGTTGTTTGCTTGTGGATGCGGCAATTGTTCCCACCACCCCGGATGGGGCTTTTGCCCCTTGGTTTCCTGATGAAATGAGTTTCCAAGGTTTTGCGACTCAAGCAGATGCCGAAAAAGGCGTTGGTGGTCAGAAAATAAATATTCTGGGTTGGCGGCGTTGGATGCAAAATGAATTCAGGATTATGGAGCTCGAGCTTTTACGCGGCTCATGCCGTTTGCAATACACGGTAGCTCCGGTTTCTTCAGGGGTTGGATTTATCCGTTTTTCTTATGAAGACGAGTGTTTTGGGAAACCAATTATTTTGCCGGAAACGGCGGAGGTCACACCATCGGACGAATCGGCCCCGGTGAATTCCGTCGAAGACGCCCCTGTGGTCGAAGAAATGGCCATGGAAGAACAAGAACCTGGGGAAATCTTAGTCTTTGTTTTGAGGAATGGTCAACAAACGGGGCCTTTTACCATGGGTGATCTCTGGGTCGAGATTTCCGAGCACCGGGTTTTTCTTACGGATTACGGCTGGTATGAAGGGCTTCCAGATTGGTTACCCCTCAGCAAGTTGATTGAACACGATAAAGACAGCATCTGACCTTTTTGGGGAAGAAGACATGCTTCCCCGTTTGACATTAGGGCGGGAGCCTTCTACTTTCAACTGGTATGGTTTTGACCCCTTATGAGTATAATTATTTTGTCTTGGGCGTGATGTTCATTTTGGCCATCTGTTTCGCCGTAGGCCCTTTGATTATTGCACGGTTGATCGGACCGCGTAAACCTTCCCGTACAAAAAACGCCACTTATGAATGTGGACTTGTGACTCGGGGTGATGCTTGGATGCAGCTGAAGATTCATTATTATCTTTATGCCCTGTCATTCCTGATTTTTAGTCTGGAGATTGTTTTTATTATTCCCTTGGCGGTTGTCCTGAAATCCGCTGGATGGTGGGCTTTTTTTTCAATGTCATTTTTTCTTTTAATCCTAAGCGCCGGGCTGGTGTATGAATGGAAAAAAGGCGCGCTCGAATGGGACTAACCAATTATGCCGATTGATGAAGGACTTAAATCAGAACTAGCCAAAGCGGGGGTTTTTACCACCACTCTGGAGAGCATTTATAATTGGGGTCGCCGCAGTTCCATTTGGCCTTTGCAATTCGGGCTGGCCTGTTGCGCGATTGAAATGATTGCGGCTGCGGCCTCCCGATTTGACCTTTCGCGTTTCGGGGCGGAGGTTTTCCGGCCTTCCCCGCGTCAAGCCGACCTGATGATTGTGGCCGGGACAGTGACAAAAAAAATGGCCCCGCAAGTCGTCCGGCTGTATAATCAAATGCCCGAGCCGAAATATGTCATCGCCATGGGGGTCTGCGCGATCTCTGGTGGCCCATTTAAACAAGGGTATAATGTCCTCAAGGGCATCGACCGTTATATCCCGGTGGATGTGCATATCCCCGGTTGTCCTCCGAGACCTGAAGCCTTGCTTCATGCTCTCATGACCCTCCAGCGCAAGATCGATGAGCAAACCACATTTTCGCAGTTTGAAGGGGAGCCCACCAACCGTGCGTATGACTCGCATGACGGAGAGTTTACCGTACCCACCCTGGGTGCACACGATATTGAGCCACCCTTTAATCCAGAGGTTTGGAAACCCGCGCAAATTGCAAAGGGCACATCAAAATGAATACGGATTACCTCTTTGTTAAATTCCCGACGCTGACTTACGAGCGCCCGACGAATTCTTTTGTGATCCCCCCCGAAATCGCCTTGGAGGTGGCCCGTTATTTAAAGGATGATCCGATGTTCCGTATGGATATGTGCACAAATTGCACGGCGGTGGACTGGCTGCCTACGACGAATATCGTTAAACGCAAGACGATCGAGATCATTGACGGTAAACAGGTGGAGTCCGTAGAAGAAATCATCGTCGATAAACCGGCTTATCTGGAGACCGTTTATCACTTGGTTTCTGTGGAGAAAAAAAAGGGCCCCCTGATCATCCGCGTGCGGACAAAGGACCGTATCGATACACGAGTCCCATCCCTGACCCCTGTCTGGCGGGGTTGCGAGTTCCAAGAGCGCGAGGCCTATGATCTTTACGGGATTATGTATGAAGGCCATCCTGATCTGCGCCGGATCCTGATGTGGGAGGGTTTTCAGGATTATCCCATGCGCAAAGATTATGTAGAGCCGGACGATTACGAGTATGAGCCGACCCCTCACGATGAGGTGTTGACCAAGGCGAAAAAACATTACCCGGTAAAGCCTGTATGATCGCACCTAAAGATAATTTTAATGATCTGGATCTTTTGGCCGAAAGACCCGAGCCGAGGGGTTATGAGATCATTAATAAGGAAAATTCGGAAGGTCAGGAACTCTTGGAGATTTCCCTGGGCCCCCAGCACCCGAGTACACACGGGGTTTTCCGGATGGATGTTGTTCTCGACGGGGAAACAGTGATCAAGCTCAAGCCTATTTTCGGTTATCTCCACCGCAACCACGAAAAAATCGCCGAGCATACGAGTTATATCGGGACGATGCCTTATACCGACCGTTTGGATTATTTTTGTTCCATGACGAATAACTGGGGCTACGCCCTCGCGGTGGAGCAACTTGCGGATATCAAGGTTCCTGAACGGGCCGAGTACATCCGCGTGATCATGGCCGAGCTGACCCGACTGATTAATCATACCTGTCTGGCTGGTTTTCTGCTCAATGACTTGGGGGCTTGGGGTTCACCTTTGCTTTATGCTTTTCGTGAACGCGAAAAGATCATTGATTTATTTGAATCCGT
The window above is part of the Verrucomicrobiota bacterium genome. Proteins encoded here:
- a CDS encoding DUF4339 domain-containing protein; its protein translation is MKFFILVFIPLILAGCLAAVGWMILGLKGALAGGFAGIILLILGLIIYLKDRKSGGESSASSAPAGKTTFRREKETSEPTEVTKVKIKKPKKADKRVLGILKNAQALLKEVKLDQEEGCLLVDAAIVPTTPDGAFAPWFPDEMSFQGFATQADAEKGVGGQKINILGWRRWMQNEFRIMELELLRGSCRLQYTVAPVSSGVGFIRFSYEDECFGKPIILPETAEVTPSDESAPVNSVEDAPVVEEMAMEEQEPGEILVFVLRNGQQTGPFTMGDLWVEISEHRVFLTDYGWYEGLPDWLPLSKLIEHDKDSI
- a CDS encoding NADH-quinone oxidoreductase subunit A, with protein sequence MVLTPYEYNYFVLGVMFILAICFAVGPLIIARLIGPRKPSRTKNATYECGLVTRGDAWMQLKIHYYLYALSFLIFSLEIVFIIPLAVVLKSAGWWAFFSMSFFLLILSAGLVYEWKKGALEWD
- a CDS encoding NADH-quinone oxidoreductase subunit C; protein product: MNTDYLFVKFPTLTYERPTNSFVIPPEIALEVARYLKDDPMFRMDMCTNCTAVDWLPTTNIVKRKTIEIIDGKQVESVEEIIVDKPAYLETVYHLVSVEKKKGPLIIRVRTKDRIDTRVPSLTPVWRGCEFQEREAYDLYGIMYEGHPDLRRILMWEGFQDYPMRKDYVEPDDYEYEPTPHDEVLTKAKKHYPVKPV
- a CDS encoding tetratricopeptide repeat protein produces the protein MQRTILTFLMTTLAVCVLTTPLFSQTREEKRLFETAQRAFNDGIYEVAEINSRKLLGQFPNSEFTPQARLTLAQALVLQSEGALAVTVLTPELSRQKSPLDLVEVKFTLAEAYTLAEKWKEAAALYQAIIDDPKAGDYALKSRYSQAWLEYLSGNTDAAVEKFMMLGEENRKNETGRKSLLTLAKIQLQLDQSDLAEKTLAPLITDNPLSPLEFEALFWRAEIYAARGQHEEARKIFESITINPKAQPQSVVGDAWLALGDVYTSLNDDTDAAKAYEQAFQKALSIERRSAAMKRYSQAMAKNRQVQPALDKLREFSQKNLESRAGFEADVVLAGALYQQKMFPEALAECRRILTSPAYASFDLAKVYELAADCYVLNNQTDEALKMLRGSLKTATREDQRTRMLFKIADLLLQQKNSAGALDIYQQISKEFPRGTYAEASLFRQGQAHALAGNSKAAITAYQSLLTQFPDSAFSDAAQFETANIYFLAGQFVKAREVYDALVKNFPKSPLIPKAQFALAECLFREEKYPQAAAAFTAIAKNHPKNQLAEQALYNHCLTLAKMGDENTALDAFNQFVERYPKSDYAASATFWLGNYYYNRQDYARAQSLFEQLSRNFPAHELIDESYYWAAKSAAGRQETTKANELYQKVASIPNSPLRIEARLRQAELQRQLNQFANALLIYESILKETGQTPPLEARLGKGICLQQLKKYEEAIKVYEEIRQLNQGNLTLHNETTYRIGKCLQKLGKNKEALTTYMDIIYAKSLPDGLSMDEAAKLPEFVWFSRAGFDAGEIKEEQQDWKGAIQIYKILEVAGGPKTQDEARDRKVKLQTEHFIYEE
- a CDS encoding NADH-quinone oxidoreductase subunit B; this encodes MPIDEGLKSELAKAGVFTTTLESIYNWGRRSSIWPLQFGLACCAIEMIAAAASRFDLSRFGAEVFRPSPRQADLMIVAGTVTKKMAPQVVRLYNQMPEPKYVIAMGVCAISGGPFKQGYNVLKGIDRYIPVDVHIPGCPPRPEALLHALMTLQRKIDEQTTFSQFEGEPTNRAYDSHDGEFTVPTLGAHDIEPPFNPEVWKPAQIAKGTSK